One part of the [Pantoea] beijingensis genome encodes these proteins:
- the nirB gene encoding nitrite reductase large subunit NirB has translation MSKVKLVIIGNGMVGHRFIEEIIDKADPGQFEITVFCEEPRVAYDRVHLSAYFSHHTAEELSLVRDGYYQKHGVTVLLGERAITINRQEKVIYSNNGRPIWYDKLILATGSWPWVPPILGSEGQDCFVYRTIEDLNAIEACARRSKSGAVIGGGLLGLEAAGALKNLGIETHVIEFAPVLMAEQLDPMGGEQLRQKIERMGVRVHTGKNTQKIVHHHNAGKTLNFADGSHLDVDFIVFSTGIRPQDKLAKQCDLPLGQRGGFLINDRCQTADPDIYAIGECAAWNNRIYGLVAPGYKMAQVACDHLLGNENAFTGADMSAKLKLLGVDVGGIGDAHGRTEGARSYVYLDENKEVYKRLVVSADNKTLLGAVLVGDTSDYGNLLQLALNKITLPENPDTLILPAHAGGDKPTIGVESLPDSAQICSCFDVTKGDIISAVQKGCHTVAALKAETKAGTGCGGCVPLITQVLNVELSRQGIEVNHNLCEHFAYSRQVLYHLIRVEEIKTFDMLLEKHGQGYGCEICKPTVASLLASCWNEYILKPQHTPLQDSNDIFLGNIQKDGTYSVIPRSAGGEITPAGLLAIGKVARQYNLYTKITGSQRIGLFGAQKDDLLAIWKQLIEAGFETGHAYAKSLRMAKTCVGSSWCRFGVGDSVGFGVELEHRYKGIRTPHKMKFGVSGCTRECAEAQGKDVGIIATEKGWNLYVCGNGGMKPRHADLLAADLDHDTLVSYLDRFMMFYIRTADKLQRTSVWLESLEGGLDYLKEVIIHDKLGLNTQLEGELARLREVVTCEWTETVNAPQQQTRFAHFINSVQRDPNVQMVAERDQHRPARPLERIAVTMVEEENR, from the coding sequence ATGAGCAAAGTCAAACTCGTCATTATTGGTAATGGCATGGTTGGTCACCGCTTCATTGAAGAGATCATTGATAAAGCCGATCCCGGTCAGTTTGAGATAACCGTCTTCTGTGAAGAACCCCGTGTTGCTTACGATCGCGTCCATCTCTCAGCCTATTTCTCACACCATACTGCTGAAGAACTCTCCCTCGTCCGCGATGGCTATTACCAAAAGCACGGCGTAACCGTTCTGCTGGGTGAACGCGCGATTACAATTAATCGTCAGGAGAAGGTGATCTACTCAAATAACGGACGCCCGATTTGGTACGACAAACTGATTCTGGCAACCGGTTCATGGCCATGGGTTCCCCCTATTCTCGGCTCTGAAGGCCAGGACTGCTTTGTTTACCGCACAATTGAAGATCTCAATGCCATTGAAGCCTGCGCGCGACGCAGTAAAAGCGGCGCAGTGATTGGTGGTGGACTGCTAGGTTTAGAAGCCGCTGGTGCGCTAAAAAATCTCGGGATTGAAACACATGTTATTGAGTTCGCGCCGGTACTGATGGCAGAACAATTGGATCCAATGGGCGGCGAGCAACTGCGCCAGAAAATTGAACGCATGGGCGTACGGGTGCATACCGGTAAAAATACCCAGAAGATCGTTCATCATCATAACGCAGGTAAAACGCTGAACTTCGCCGACGGCAGCCATCTCGACGTTGATTTCATTGTATTTTCAACCGGTATTCGCCCGCAGGATAAACTGGCTAAACAGTGTGATCTGCCACTGGGTCAACGCGGTGGTTTTCTGATCAACGATCGCTGCCAGACTGCGGATCCAGATATCTATGCTATTGGCGAATGCGCCGCATGGAATAACCGTATTTACGGTCTGGTGGCTCCGGGCTACAAAATGGCACAGGTCGCCTGCGATCATCTGCTCGGTAACGAGAATGCGTTCACCGGCGCGGATATGAGTGCGAAGCTGAAATTGCTGGGCGTTGACGTGGGCGGCATCGGCGATGCACACGGCCGTACTGAAGGTGCCCGTAGTTATGTCTACCTTGATGAAAATAAAGAGGTCTATAAACGTCTGGTGGTGAGTGCCGATAACAAGACTCTGCTGGGTGCAGTGCTGGTTGGTGATACCAGCGACTACGGTAACTTGTTGCAGCTGGCACTGAATAAAATAACGCTGCCGGAGAATCCGGATACACTTATTTTACCAGCCCATGCCGGTGGGGATAAACCCACAATCGGTGTCGAGTCGCTACCGGATAGCGCACAGATTTGCTCCTGCTTCGACGTTACCAAAGGCGATATTATCAGTGCCGTACAGAAAGGCTGCCACACGGTTGCCGCTTTGAAAGCCGAAACCAAAGCTGGCACCGGCTGTGGTGGCTGCGTTCCGTTAATCACGCAGGTTCTGAACGTTGAACTGAGCCGTCAGGGGATTGAGGTGAACCACAATCTCTGTGAGCACTTCGCTTATTCACGTCAGGTGCTTTATCACCTGATTCGCGTGGAAGAGATCAAAACCTTCGATATGCTGCTGGAGAAACATGGTCAAGGCTACGGTTGTGAAATATGTAAACCTACCGTGGCTTCCCTGCTGGCTTCCTGCTGGAACGAATATATCTTAAAACCACAGCACACCCCGTTGCAGGACAGCAACGATATCTTTCTGGGCAATATCCAGAAAGACGGCACTTATTCCGTCATTCCTCGCTCTGCGGGTGGTGAAATTACCCCTGCCGGCCTGTTGGCGATCGGCAAAGTTGCGCGGCAATACAACCTCTATACCAAGATCACCGGCTCTCAGCGTATCGGCTTGTTCGGGGCCCAGAAAGATGACCTGCTGGCAATATGGAAACAGCTGATCGAAGCCGGTTTTGAAACCGGACACGCTTATGCCAAATCGTTGCGCATGGCGAAAACCTGCGTCGGCAGCAGTTGGTGCCGTTTTGGCGTAGGGGATAGTGTAGGGTTCGGCGTAGAGCTGGAACACCGCTACAAGGGCATTCGTACGCCGCATAAGATGAAATTCGGCGTCTCCGGCTGCACCCGCGAGTGTGCCGAAGCACAAGGCAAAGACGTCGGTATTATCGCAACCGAAAAAGGCTGGAATCTTTACGTTTGCGGTAACGGCGGAATGAAACCACGCCATGCCGATTTGCTGGCTGCGGATCTTGACCACGATACGCTGGTCAGCTATCTCGACCGCTTTATGATGTTTTACATCCGCACCGCCGACAAACTCCAGCGTACCTCCGTGTGGCTTGAAAGCCTGGAGGGAGGCCTTGATTACCTGAAAGAGGTGATTATTCACGACAAGCTGGGGCTCAATACTCAGCTTGAAGGCGAACTGGCACGTCTGCGAGAGGTCGTGACCTGCGAATGGACAGAAACGGTAAATGCCCCTCAGCAACAAACACGTTTCGCACATTTTATTAATAGCGTCCAACGCGATCCTAACGTGCAAATGGTTGCCGAACGCGACCAGCATCGTCCAGCTCGTCCCCTGGAACGTATCGCCGTCACGATGGTCGAGGAGGAGAACCGATGA
- the tsgA gene encoding MFS transporter TsgA produces MTNRNRIGLTWISFFSYALTGALVIVTGMVMGDIAEYFHLPVSQMSNTFTFLNAGILIAIFLNAWLMEIVPLKRQLIFGFVLMILAIAGLMTSHSLSIFSLCMFVLGVVSGITMSIGTFLITHLYEGRQRGSRLLFTDSFFSMAGTVFPIIAGILLARHLPWFWVYACIGLIYVAIFILTLTVEFPVLGQKSIENKPVEKEKWGIGVLFLSIAALCYILGQLGFISWVPEYATKTMGMDISAAGQLVGNFWTAYMVGMWIFSFVLRFFDLQRILLVLAAFATVLMYWFVSSNDASMLKWIIMVLGFSSSAIYTTIITLGSLQTKVSSPKLVNFILTCGTIGTMLTFVVTSPIVEHGGPHAALATANGLYAVVFVMCLLLGFVTKHRSHGHATH; encoded by the coding sequence ATGACTAATCGTAATCGAATCGGGCTTACCTGGATCAGCTTTTTCTCCTATGCGTTAACCGGCGCACTGGTCATTGTCACCGGGATGGTGATGGGCGATATCGCAGAGTACTTCCATCTGCCGGTGTCACAAATGAGTAATACCTTTACCTTTCTCAACGCGGGCATTCTTATCGCCATATTCCTCAATGCCTGGCTGATGGAGATCGTGCCACTGAAGCGTCAGTTGATCTTCGGTTTTGTCCTAATGATTCTGGCCATCGCCGGGCTGATGACCAGTCATAGCCTGAGTATTTTTTCACTCTGCATGTTTGTGCTGGGCGTAGTCAGTGGTATTACCATGTCGATTGGTACCTTCCTGATTACCCATCTCTATGAAGGGCGCCAGCGCGGTTCTCGCCTGCTGTTCACCGACTCATTTTTCAGTATGGCTGGTACAGTTTTCCCCATTATCGCCGGTATCCTGCTGGCACGTCATCTGCCATGGTTCTGGGTGTATGCCTGCATCGGTCTGATTTATGTCGCCATTTTTATTTTGACTCTTACCGTAGAATTCCCGGTACTGGGCCAAAAATCGATAGAGAATAAACCGGTCGAAAAAGAGAAATGGGGCATCGGTGTACTGTTCCTGTCTATCGCCGCACTCTGCTATATCCTTGGACAGCTAGGCTTTATCTCCTGGGTTCCGGAATATGCCACCAAAACCATGGGGATGGATATCTCTGCCGCCGGCCAGTTAGTGGGTAATTTCTGGACCGCCTATATGGTCGGTATGTGGATATTCAGTTTTGTGCTGCGCTTCTTCGACCTGCAACGTATTCTGCTGGTGCTAGCTGCCTTCGCTACCGTACTGATGTACTGGTTCGTCAGCAGCAATGATGCCTCCATGCTGAAGTGGATTATTATGGTCCTCGGCTTTAGCTCAAGCGCAATTTATACCACCATCATTACCCTGGGCTCCCTGCAGACTAAAGTATCTTCACCAAAACTGGTGAACTTTATCCTGACCTGCGGCACCATTGGCACGATGTTAACCTTCGTCGTAACCAGCCCTATCGTTGAACACGGTGGTCCACATGCCGCACTGGCAACGGCGAACGGCCTGTATGCGGTCGTTTTCGTAATGTGTCTGTTACTGGGCTTCGTGACCAAACACCGTAGCCACGGGCACGCGACGCATTAA
- the ppiA gene encoding peptidylprolyl isomerase A, with amino-acid sequence MLKRTLTVVATVFALSTFSASAFAAKGDTHVLLTTSAGNIELELDNQKAPVSVKNFVDYVNSGFYNNTTFHRVIPGFMVQGGGFTSDLQQKPTQAPIKNEADNGLRNVRGSIAMARTAEQDSATSQFFINVADNAFLDHGQRDFGYAVFGKVVKGMDIADKISQVKTENVGPYQNVPSKPVMILSAKILP; translated from the coding sequence ATGTTGAAACGTACTTTGACAGTGGTCGCGACAGTCTTCGCACTGTCGACATTTTCTGCTTCCGCGTTTGCCGCTAAAGGCGATACGCATGTGCTGCTGACCACTTCAGCTGGCAATATCGAACTTGAACTTGATAATCAAAAAGCGCCTGTTTCGGTGAAAAATTTTGTTGATTATGTGAATAGTGGTTTTTATAACAACACCACTTTCCATCGCGTTATCCCGGGTTTTATGGTGCAGGGTGGTGGCTTTACCAGCGATCTGCAGCAGAAGCCAACCCAAGCGCCGATAAAAAATGAGGCTGACAACGGTCTGCGTAATGTGCGCGGCTCCATCGCTATGGCGAGAACGGCTGAACAAGACAGTGCTACCAGCCAGTTTTTTATCAACGTTGCAGATAACGCCTTCCTCGATCATGGTCAACGCGATTTCGGTTATGCGGTATTCGGTAAAGTGGTGAAAGGAATGGATATCGCCGATAAGATCTCCCAGGTCAAAACAGAGAATGTTGGACCTTACCAGAATGTCCCCAGTAAGCCGGTAATGATCCTTTCGGCTAAAATTCTGCCCTGA
- the crp gene encoding cAMP-activated global transcriptional regulator CRP yields the protein MVLGKPQTDPTLEWFLSHCHIHKYPSKSTLIHQGEKAETLYYIVKGSVAVLIKDEEGKEMILSYLNQGDFIGELGLFEEGQERSAWVRAKTACEVAEISYKKFRQLIQVNPDILMRLSSQMARRLQVTSEKVGNLAFLDVTGRIAQTLLNLAKQPDAMTHPDGMQIKITRQEIGQIVGCSRETVGRILKMLEDQNLISAHGKTIVVYGTR from the coding sequence ATGGTTCTCGGCAAACCGCAAACAGACCCGACTCTCGAATGGTTCCTGTCACATTGCCATATTCACAAGTATCCATCCAAAAGTACGCTGATTCACCAAGGTGAAAAGGCGGAAACGCTCTACTACATCGTGAAGGGCTCTGTAGCAGTGCTGATTAAGGATGAAGAAGGCAAAGAGATGATCCTCTCTTATCTCAACCAGGGCGATTTCATTGGCGAGCTTGGCCTCTTTGAAGAAGGCCAGGAACGTAGTGCTTGGGTTCGGGCCAAAACAGCCTGTGAAGTGGCTGAAATTTCTTACAAAAAATTCCGTCAGCTGATTCAGGTCAATCCTGATATTCTGATGCGTCTCTCTTCCCAAATGGCGCGTCGCCTGCAGGTCACCTCAGAAAAAGTAGGTAATTTAGCTTTCCTTGACGTGACGGGGCGTATTGCGCAAACGCTGCTCAATCTGGCTAAACAACCGGATGCCATGACGCATCCAGACGGTATGCAGATCAAAATCACCCGTCAGGAGATTGGTCAAATCGTCGGCTGCTCGCGTGAAACCGTCGGCCGTATCCTGAAAATGCTGGAAGATCAAAACCTGATTTCCGCACACGGCAAAACGATTGTTGTATACGGCACACGTTAA
- a CDS encoding YccS/YhfK family putative transporter has product MWRRIIYHPEINYALRQTLVLCLPVAIGWLLGDLQKGLLFSLVPACCNIAGLDTPHKRFFKRLIIGGGLFALSSFLIQWMTQHQLPLPAILFAMAMLLGVTGEISPLHARLLPASLIAGIFTLSLIGHMAVWEPPLLYILGTIWYGAFNWFWFWLWKEQPMRETISLLYRELADYCEAKYSLLTQLTDPEKALPPLLVRQQRAVDLITICYQQMHMLAANRHSSHKRLTRAFQVALDLQEHIAVSLSLPDEVQKLVERSHAEAVIRWNAQAIAARLRTLADDILYHRLPERFSMDKQLQALEKIARQNSENPVGNFCYYHFSRIARVLRTQRPLYQRNLMEDRQRRLPLIPALKSYLSLNSSALRTATRFAVMLVIGSTLALFFNIPKPYWILMTIMFVSQNGYSATRVRIQHRALGTLVGLIIAAATLRLQVADSWVLLAMLTITLVSYLFIRKFYGWATIGFTVTAVYSLQLLTLNGAQFLLPRLMDTIMGCLIAFGGMIWLWPQWQSGLLRQNAHDALEADQDALRMLLGNEQDSVKLAYQRVRVNQAHNALYNSLNQAMQEPAFNAQYLSDMKLWVTHSQFIVEHINAMTILAREHTMLTPSLAERYLQSCEVALQRCQQRLEYDGPGSDTNILEAQNNLHTGPITIMERHVSRILGHLSVMHTISSLAWSQRPRHGKWLVGKLRKS; this is encoded by the coding sequence ATGTGGCGGAGAATCATTTATCACCCTGAAATAAACTATGCGCTGCGCCAGACGCTAGTGCTGTGTTTACCGGTGGCCATTGGCTGGCTGCTTGGCGATCTCCAAAAAGGACTGCTCTTCTCGTTAGTCCCCGCCTGCTGCAATATTGCCGGGCTCGATACGCCACACAAACGCTTTTTTAAGCGGCTGATTATCGGCGGTGGCTTATTTGCTCTCAGTAGTTTTCTGATCCAGTGGATGACGCAACACCAGCTCCCTTTGCCTGCAATCCTGTTTGCTATGGCCATGCTGCTGGGTGTGACCGGAGAAATTAGCCCGTTACATGCACGGCTTCTCCCCGCGTCCTTGATTGCCGGAATTTTTACGCTCAGCCTTATTGGCCACATGGCGGTATGGGAGCCTCCCCTGCTCTATATACTCGGTACAATCTGGTATGGCGCATTTAACTGGTTCTGGTTTTGGCTGTGGAAAGAGCAACCAATGCGCGAAACGATCAGCCTGCTCTATCGTGAACTGGCCGACTACTGTGAAGCAAAATATAGCTTGCTAACACAGCTCACCGACCCTGAAAAAGCACTACCACCTCTGTTAGTACGACAGCAGAGAGCGGTGGACCTGATCACCATCTGCTATCAGCAGATGCATATGCTGGCGGCAAACCGCCACAGCAGTCATAAGCGACTGACGCGTGCATTTCAAGTGGCACTCGATCTGCAGGAGCATATTGCCGTCAGCCTGTCGCTACCGGATGAGGTGCAAAAACTGGTTGAACGCAGCCATGCTGAAGCGGTGATTCGCTGGAATGCACAGGCGATAGCGGCCCGGCTTCGTACGCTAGCCGATGATATTCTTTACCATCGGCTACCCGAGCGCTTTAGTATGGATAAGCAGCTGCAGGCACTGGAGAAAATCGCACGACAGAACAGTGAAAACCCAGTCGGCAATTTTTGTTATTACCACTTCAGTCGCATCGCGCGCGTGCTGCGCACCCAACGCCCGCTTTACCAACGTAATCTAATGGAAGATCGACAACGACGACTGCCGCTGATCCCGGCACTGAAAAGTTACCTTTCACTCAACTCATCCGCATTGCGAACGGCGACACGTTTCGCCGTCATGCTGGTGATTGGCAGTACGCTGGCGCTATTTTTCAATATTCCTAAGCCTTACTGGATTCTGATGACAATTATGTTCGTCAGTCAGAACGGCTATAGCGCCACCCGCGTACGCATTCAGCACCGTGCTCTGGGTACGCTAGTCGGATTAATTATCGCTGCGGCAACGCTGCGCTTGCAGGTTGCAGATAGTTGGGTACTGCTCGCGATGCTGACAATCACACTGGTAAGTTATTTGTTTATCCGCAAGTTTTATGGCTGGGCAACGATTGGTTTTACCGTCACCGCCGTCTATTCACTGCAATTGCTAACGCTGAATGGCGCGCAGTTTTTACTACCGCGGTTGATGGATACCATCATGGGATGTCTGATTGCTTTCGGCGGCATGATCTGGCTCTGGCCGCAATGGCAAAGCGGCCTGCTGCGACAAAACGCCCACGATGCACTGGAAGCTGACCAGGACGCATTAAGAATGTTGCTGGGAAACGAGCAGGACAGCGTGAAACTGGCCTACCAGCGCGTCCGCGTCAACCAGGCGCATAACGCGTTGTATAACTCATTAAATCAGGCGATGCAGGAACCAGCCTTTAATGCTCAGTATCTGTCTGATATGAAGCTCTGGGTGACGCATAGCCAATTTATCGTCGAGCATATTAATGCGATGACGATCCTGGCTCGTGAACATACTATGCTTACGCCATCACTAGCCGAGCGCTATTTGCAATCCTGCGAGGTCGCGCTGCAGCGATGCCAGCAGCGACTGGAATATGACGGTCCGGGGTCAGATACTAATATCCTCGAAGCGCAAAATAATCTGCATACCGGTCCAATAACCATTATGGAACGGCATGTTTCGCGGATTCTGGGTCATCTGAGCGTAATGCATACTATCTCATCACTGGCATGGAGCCAGCGCCCACGTCACGGAAAGTGGCTGGTTGGGAAGCTGAGGAAATCATAG
- the argD gene encoding bifunctional acetylornithine/succinyldiaminopimelate transaminase, with amino-acid sequence MAAEKMAVTRETFEQVILPVYAPAQFVPVKGKGSRVWDQQGKEYIDFSGGIAVTALGHCHPALVETLKAQGETLWHTSNVFTNEPALRLASKLIAATFADRVFFANSGAEANEAAFKLARYYASTRHSPYKSKIIAFHNAFHGRTLFTVTVGGQPKYSDGFGPKPADIVHVPYNDLAAVKAVIDDHTCAIVVEPIQGEGGVMPASQEFIQGLRALCDEHNALLVFDEVQSGMGRCGKLFAYEDYGVKPDILTTAKALGGGFPVSAMLTTQDIASVMAPGVHGTTYGGNPLACAIAETALDIINSDEVLKGVEVRRQQFVDALQAIDSKLDVFSEIRGKGLLLGAVLKPQYAGKARDVLNAAAEQGVMVLNAGTDVIRFAPSLIIEPTDIVEGMARFARALESVLAE; translated from the coding sequence ATGGCAGCGGAAAAAATGGCGGTAACGCGGGAAACCTTTGAACAGGTTATTTTGCCTGTTTATGCACCCGCACAGTTTGTACCAGTCAAAGGTAAAGGCAGCCGGGTGTGGGACCAGCAGGGTAAAGAATATATCGATTTTTCCGGCGGTATTGCCGTCACCGCGCTGGGGCACTGCCACCCGGCACTGGTGGAGACGCTGAAAGCGCAGGGTGAAACTCTGTGGCACACCAGTAATGTTTTTACCAATGAACCAGCGTTGCGGCTGGCCAGCAAATTGATCGCTGCCACTTTTGCCGATCGCGTTTTTTTCGCTAATTCTGGTGCGGAAGCTAACGAAGCGGCATTTAAGCTGGCGCGTTACTATGCTTCAACGCGCCATAGCCCTTACAAAAGTAAAATTATCGCGTTTCATAATGCGTTTCATGGCCGTACTTTATTTACCGTAACGGTTGGCGGGCAGCCGAAATATTCTGACGGTTTTGGTCCTAAGCCCGCGGATATTGTGCATGTTCCCTACAACGATTTGGCTGCGGTTAAAGCAGTTATTGACGATCATACCTGCGCTATCGTGGTTGAACCGATCCAGGGTGAAGGCGGGGTTATGCCCGCATCGCAGGAATTTATTCAGGGACTTCGGGCATTATGTGATGAGCACAATGCGCTGCTGGTGTTCGATGAAGTCCAGAGTGGAATGGGGCGGTGCGGCAAGCTGTTTGCTTATGAAGATTATGGTGTAAAGCCCGATATTCTTACTACGGCAAAAGCATTAGGTGGTGGCTTTCCGGTGAGCGCGATGCTAACCACGCAGGATATCGCATCCGTGATGGCACCGGGTGTTCATGGAACGACTTATGGTGGAAATCCGCTGGCCTGTGCGATAGCGGAGACGGCGCTGGATATTATTAATAGCGACGAAGTGCTAAAGGGTGTTGAAGTCCGTCGTCAGCAATTTGTTGATGCGTTGCAGGCGATCGACAGCAAACTCGATGTCTTCAGCGAGATCCGCGGAAAAGGGTTGCTGCTTGGCGCTGTGCTGAAGCCACAATATGCGGGTAAAGCGCGTGATGTATTGAACGCTGCCGCGGAGCAGGGCGTAATGGTGTTAAATGCCGGTACTGACGTTATCCGCTTCGCGCCGTCGTTGATCATTGAACCCACGGATATTGTCGAAGGAATGGCGCGTTTTGCTCGAGCCCTGGAGAGCGTACTGGCCGAATAG
- a CDS encoding putative adenosine monophosphate-protein transferase Fic codes for MSANAMTDRDPYLWQDIKVLKNRLQIREAHRLQQAELAFTALRAATLELGSDNPGLPHLCAIHRVLFQDLYEWAGELRHIDIYLDDTPFCHFEYIEKEGNALMAALEAEKGFDGLSQKAFIERLAYYYCEINMLHPFRDGNGRTQRIFFEQLALHAGYLIDWTPIEREVWLAANREGVSGNLQGLIDIFSKVVSVA; via the coding sequence ATGAGCGCTAACGCAATGACCGACCGCGATCCTTATCTGTGGCAGGATATCAAAGTACTGAAGAACCGCTTGCAGATCCGTGAAGCCCATCGCTTGCAGCAGGCTGAACTCGCGTTTACCGCATTACGTGCGGCTACCCTCGAACTGGGAAGCGATAACCCTGGCCTGCCCCATCTTTGTGCAATTCATCGTGTTCTGTTCCAGGACTTGTATGAATGGGCGGGCGAACTGCGCCATATCGATATTTATCTCGACGACACGCCATTCTGCCATTTTGAATATATTGAAAAGGAAGGCAATGCGTTGATGGCGGCACTGGAGGCGGAAAAGGGATTCGACGGATTATCACAGAAAGCCTTTATCGAGCGTCTGGCGTATTACTATTGCGAAATTAATATGTTGCACCCCTTTCGCGATGGCAATGGGCGTACCCAGCGTATTTTCTTTGAACAGCTGGCGCTGCATGCGGGCTATCTGATTGACTGGACACCGATCGAACGTGAAGTATGGCTTGCTGCAAACCGTGAAGGTGTCAGTGGTAATCTGCAGGGGCTGATTGATATCTTTAGTAAAGTGGTGAGTGTCGCTTAG
- a CDS encoding YhfG family protein, producing MSKKLTDKQKAALWLQYHNANFQASTRLEGYEIERVTLSPTEVIERLKVLRRHYER from the coding sequence ATGAGTAAGAAACTGACCGATAAGCAGAAAGCAGCGCTTTGGCTGCAATATCATAACGCCAATTTTCAGGCCAGCACTCGGCTTGAAGGTTATGAGATCGAGCGGGTTACGCTATCGCCAACCGAAGTTATTGAGCGTCTGAAGGTATTGAGGAGGCACTATGAGCGCTAA
- a CDS encoding aminodeoxychorismate synthase component II produces MLLLIDNYDSFTWNLYQYFCELGSTVCVRRNDSITLEDIEQMNPAHLVISPGPCTPDKSGVSMAAIAKFAGKLPILGVCLGHQAIAQTFGARVVRARQVMHGKTSVIEHNDSGVFAGLSHPLTVTRYHSLIVERESLPRDFEVTAWSLREGEPDEIMGFRHKHLALQGVQFHPESILSEQGHQLLANFLTL; encoded by the coding sequence ATGCTGTTACTGATTGATAATTATGACTCGTTTACCTGGAACCTTTATCAATATTTTTGTGAATTAGGCAGTACGGTCTGCGTGCGTCGCAATGACAGCATCACTCTTGAAGATATTGAGCAAATGAACCCTGCTCACTTAGTTATCTCCCCTGGTCCCTGTACACCTGATAAATCGGGTGTTTCTATGGCTGCTATTGCCAAATTTGCCGGTAAGTTACCGATTTTGGGCGTTTGCCTTGGGCATCAGGCGATTGCACAGACGTTCGGCGCGCGGGTGGTACGTGCGCGCCAGGTTATGCATGGGAAAACGTCAGTGATCGAGCACAATGATAGCGGCGTATTTGCCGGATTGTCACATCCATTGACGGTGACACGCTACCATTCATTGATTGTTGAAAGAGAAAGTCTACCTCGCGATTTTGAAGTCACCGCCTGGAGCTTGCGTGAGGGAGAACCGGATGAAATCATGGGGTTTCGCCATAAGCATCTGGCGTTACAGGGGGTTCAATTCCATCCTGAAAGTATTTTGAGCGAGCAAGGGCACCAGTTGCTGGCCAATTTTCTTACGCTGTAA
- a CDS encoding OsmC family protein has product MQARVKWVEGLTFLGESASGHQVLMDGNSGDKAPSPMEMVLMAAGGCSAIDVVSILQKGRHDVADCEVKLTSERREEAPRLFTHINVHFIVSGAGLNDKAVARAVDLSIEKYCSVSLMLGKGVEITHSYEVIEL; this is encoded by the coding sequence ATGCAGGCGCGTGTAAAGTGGGTAGAAGGGCTGACTTTTTTAGGTGAATCTGCATCCGGGCATCAGGTGCTGATGGATGGTAATTCCGGTGATAAAGCGCCCAGTCCGATGGAGATGGTATTAATGGCCGCGGGGGGATGCAGTGCAATTGACGTGGTTTCCATCCTGCAAAAAGGGCGCCACGACGTGGCTGACTGTGAAGTGAAATTGACGTCCGAGCGGCGCGAAGAGGCACCGCGTCTTTTTACCCACATTAATGTGCATTTTATCGTTAGTGGCGCCGGATTGAATGATAAAGCGGTGGCACGCGCGGTCGACCTGTCGATAGAAAAATATTGCTCGGTGTCGCTGATGCTGGGTAAAGGTGTAGAGATCACGCACAGCTATGAAGTCATCGAACTGTAA